One genomic region from Natrarchaeobius halalkaliphilus encodes:
- a CDS encoding transcription initiation factor IIB has protein sequence MKSSTLTICSECGGRLRETGTETVCEDCGLVSGEDALDRGPEWRSFEDSETDRRRTGAPLTRSRHDRGLSTEIGYRSGSDSYRSRLTGRKRRQIARLRREHNRARISSKAERNQIYGFAEIRRMYALLSLPDVVREQSCALFKSAQSEGLFQGRSLEGFAAASVYATCRTRSIARTIDEIEDVARADEGELKVAYDALNRELGLPTGPIDPAQYLARYASKLDLERAVERRARDHVATLDGRGLIGGRNPSGVAAACLYAAARERNEWTSVTQAEVADVANVSPVTIRSTVTDVRDFRSPER, from the coding sequence GTGAAGAGCAGTACACTCACGATCTGTTCGGAGTGTGGCGGTCGGCTACGAGAAACGGGGACCGAAACCGTCTGCGAAGACTGCGGTCTCGTTTCCGGGGAAGACGCCCTCGATCGCGGGCCGGAATGGCGCTCGTTCGAGGACAGCGAGACCGATCGACGGCGAACTGGAGCACCACTCACTCGGTCGAGGCACGACCGAGGCCTGTCGACGGAGATCGGCTACCGCTCCGGATCGGATTCGTATCGGTCACGGCTGACCGGCCGAAAACGACGACAGATCGCACGCCTCCGACGCGAACACAACCGCGCGCGCATCTCCTCGAAAGCCGAGCGAAATCAGATCTACGGATTCGCTGAAATCAGACGAATGTACGCGTTGCTCTCGCTTCCCGACGTCGTTCGAGAGCAATCGTGTGCGCTGTTCAAATCCGCACAGTCGGAGGGGCTATTTCAGGGGCGATCTCTCGAGGGATTCGCAGCGGCATCGGTCTATGCGACCTGTCGAACGCGCTCGATCGCCCGTACGATCGACGAAATCGAAGACGTAGCCCGTGCCGACGAAGGCGAACTCAAAGTCGCCTACGATGCACTGAATCGCGAACTCGGGCTTCCGACGGGACCGATCGACCCCGCACAGTATCTCGCTCGCTACGCATCGAAACTCGATCTCGAGCGAGCCGTCGAGCGCCGGGCTCGCGACCACGTGGCCACGTTAGACGGCCGTGGACTGATCGGCGGTCGAAACCCGAGCGGCGTCGCTGCCGCGTGTCTCTACGCGGCCGCTCGAGAACGCAACGAGTGGACGTCGGTGACGCAAGCGGAGGTCGCTGACGTGGCAAACGTTTCTCCGGTAACCATTCGGTCGACGGTCACCGACGTCCG